A single Pedobacter sp. PACM 27299 DNA region contains:
- a CDS encoding sensor histidine kinase yields the protein MKTKPLSLYWKCQLLGWTSASSYWTLQGLLTGGFRLDLALLQLITDVLIYVLITHLYRNFSRSQHWQDLPLRSLFKRILPGIVVMGIIYTIVTVLKLYGIRLLFSLNSQQSLTDFFKENGLGIFMAGIRLMAIWLLAYHLYHYAKRELRLANQNAKLELNFKQAQLDNLYMQLNPHFLFNALNTIKSLSYSNPAAAGRGVDLLSELLRAGLYRGNAMLMPLDDELALVKDYLELEKMRMGERLTFKIESDVSFSIIPVPRMSIQGLVENAVKHGIAVKKEGGFIHVVLSNKSEQLCIEVTSPGKLSRNHDKAGIGLANLEERLQIIYTGNAQFEIYENEEGVCAVIKIPLQ from the coding sequence TTGAAAACTAAACCTTTATCACTTTATTGGAAATGTCAGCTGCTAGGCTGGACCAGCGCTTCCTCGTATTGGACGCTGCAAGGACTGCTGACTGGTGGTTTTCGTCTGGATCTGGCCTTGCTGCAATTGATTACAGATGTGTTAATCTATGTATTGATTACGCATTTGTATCGTAATTTCTCCCGCAGCCAGCATTGGCAGGACTTGCCCTTACGCAGTTTGTTTAAAAGAATTCTACCTGGCATAGTGGTAATGGGTATCATTTATACCATCGTTACCGTACTTAAACTCTATGGCATCCGGCTGCTTTTTTCTTTAAATTCTCAACAGTCTTTAACTGATTTTTTCAAGGAAAATGGGCTTGGGATCTTCATGGCAGGCATCCGTTTAATGGCCATTTGGTTATTAGCGTACCATCTCTATCATTATGCGAAAAGAGAACTTCGACTCGCAAATCAAAACGCAAAGCTGGAATTAAACTTTAAACAGGCACAGTTAGATAACCTTTACATGCAGCTCAATCCGCATTTCTTATTCAATGCGTTGAATACCATTAAATCGCTTAGCTATAGCAATCCCGCAGCTGCAGGGCGAGGAGTGGATTTGTTGAGTGAACTTTTGCGGGCAGGACTTTATCGTGGCAATGCCATGTTAATGCCTTTAGATGACGAACTTGCGCTGGTGAAGGATTATCTGGAGCTTGAGAAAATGCGGATGGGAGAAAGATTGACGTTTAAAATAGAAAGTGATGTGTCGTTTTCCATCATTCCAGTGCCGAGAATGAGTATTCAAGGACTGGTAGAGAACGCAGTGAAACACGGAATCGCTGTGAAGAAAGAAGGTGGATTTATCCATGTTGTCCTAAGCAATAAATCAGAGCAGCTCTGTATTGAGGTGACTAGTCCAGGCAAATTATCCAGAAATCATGATAAAGCTGGAATCGGTCTTGCCAATCTGGAAGAAAGGCTGCAGATTATTTATACTGGCAATGCACAGTTCGAAATTTATGAAAATGAAGAGGGCGTATGTGCCGTAATTAAAATTCCTTTGCAATGA